A genomic segment from Nicotiana tabacum cultivar K326 chromosome 9, ASM71507v2, whole genome shotgun sequence encodes:
- the LOC142163897 gene encoding uncharacterized protein LOC142163897 — MCFGSGLPCTQKNHDTIWVIVDRLTKSAHFLAIRVDYTLEHLAELYVNEIVTLHEVPISIVSDRDLRFTSRFWTSLQEVLGTRLNFSTSFHPQTDGMPTYEALYERKCRTPLCWNEFGERKLVGAEIVQQTKDMVKIIKDRLKIASDRQKYYVNHKRCEIEYKAGDKVFLKVSSMEEGYKIWPKRRYRSNPSHVLLVESIKVNPDLTYEEEPIQILARELKELRNKRIPLVKFLWRNHSSKEATWERVEDM; from the exons ATGTGCTTTGGTTCTGGGCTTCCATGCACTCAAAAAAATCATGATACAATTTGGGTTATagttgataggctaaccaagaGTGCTCATTTCTTGGCAATCAGAGTGGACTACACACTTGAACATTTAGCAGAATTGTACGTTAATGAGATTGTGACGCTGCATGAGGTTCCTATATCTATTGTATCTGATCGAGACTTGAGGTTTACATCCAGATTCTGGACTAGCTTGCAAGAAGTTTTGGGTACTAGGTTGAATTTTAGTACTTCTttccatcctcagacagacg GCATGCCTacttatgaagctttatatgagAGAAAATGTAGAACTCCTCTTTGTTGGAACGAGTTTGGTGAAAGGAAATTGGTGGGTGCTGAGATTGTGCAACAAACTAAAGATATGGTAAAAATCATCAAGGATCGCTTAAAAATTGCTTCAGATAGACAAAAGTATTATGTTAATCATAAGAGGTGTGAAATTGAGTATAAAGCGGGTGATAAGGTATTTTTAAAGGTTTCCTCCATGGAAGAAGGATATAAGATTTGGCCAAAAAG aAGATACCGCTCAAATCCATCTCACGTTCTTCTTGTTGAGTCTATTAAGGTCAATCCTGATTTGACATATGAAGAAGAACCAATCCAAATCTTAGCGCGTGAGCTAAAAGAGCTTAGAAATAAGAGAATCCCCTTAGTGAAATTCCTTTGGAGAAATCATTCTAGcaaggaagctacttgggagcGAGTAGAGGATATGTGA